The following are from one region of the Salvia hispanica cultivar TCC Black 2014 chromosome 1, UniMelb_Shisp_WGS_1.0, whole genome shotgun sequence genome:
- the LOC125206039 gene encoding cytochrome P450 90A1 isoform X1 — protein MLLFSLLLSLSLLLLLLLRSSARRQGRLPPGSLGLPFIGETLQLISAYKTENPEPFIDDRVARYGPVFTTHLFGEPTVFSADPETNRLILQNEGRLFESSYPGSISNLLGRHSLLLMRGSLHKRMHSLTMSFANNAIIRDHLLLDVDRLVRLNMESWSDRVLLMEEAKKITFQLTVKQLMSFDPCEWTENLMNEYMLVIEGFFTIPLPIFSTTYRRAIKARGKVAEALSLVVRDRRREVEVGETKNDMLAALLDEEGGGGGFSDEEIVDFMLALLVAGYETTSTIMTLAVKFLTEHPLALAQLKDEHEEIRAKRGENEALQWEDYKAMCFTQCVVNETLRVANIISGVFRRAMTDVTIKEGYTIPKGYKVFASLRGVHMDHHHFKDARVFNPWRWQDQKNGLGTPSATNMFNPFGGGPRRCPGAELARVELSVFLHRLVTQFSWEATEQDKVVFFPTTRTQKRYPITIRRLKRVVGE, from the exons ATgctccttttctctctcctcctctccctctccctcctcctcctcctcctcctccgctcCTCTGCCCGGCGCCAGGGCCGCCTGCCGCCGGGCAGCCTGGGCCTCCCCTTCATCGGGGAGACCCTCCAGCTCATCTCCGCCTACAAGACGGAGAATCCCGAGCCGTTCATCGACGACCGCGTCGCGAGGTACGGCCCGGTCTTCACCACCCACCTCTTCGGCGAGCCGACCGTGTTCTCGGCCGACCCGGAGACGAACCGGCTCATCCTCCAGAACGAGGGCCGGCTCTTCGAGTCGAGCTACCCGGGCTCGATATCGAACCTCCTCGGCCGCCACTCGCTCCTCCTCATGCGAGGGAGCCTCCACAAGCGGATGCACTCCCTCACCATGAGCTTCGCCAACAACGCCATCATCCGCGATCACCTCCTCCTCGACGTCGACCGCCTCGTGCGCCTCAACATGGAGTCCTGGTCCGACCGCGTCCTCCTCATGGAGGAGGCAAAAAAG ATAACATTTCAGTTAACAGTGAAACAATTGATGAGCTTTGATCCTTGTGAATGGACTGAGAATCTCATGAATGAGTACATGCTAGTAATTGAAGGCTTCTTCACCATCCCTCTCCCCATTTTTTCCACCACATACCGAAGAGCTATTAAA GCTAGGGGAAAGGTGGCGGAGGCGTTGAGTTTGGTGGTGAGGGATCGGAGGAGAGAGGTTGAAGTAGGAGAGACAAAGAACGATATGTTGGCGGCACTATTGGATGAAGAAGGCGGAGGCGGCGGGTTTTCCGATGAGGAAATAGTGGATTTTATGCTGGCGTTGTTGGTGGCGGGCTATGAAACCACTTCCACTATTATGACTCTCGCCGTTAAATTCCTTACCGAGCATCCTCTTGCTTTGGCCCAACTCAAG GATGAGCATGAAGAAATCAGGGCGAAAAGGGGAGAAAATGAAGCTCTTCAATGGGAAGATTACAAAGCCATGTGTTTCACTCAATGT gtgGTGAACGAAACACTAAGAGTAGCTAACATAATTAGTGGTGTGTTTAGACGTGCAATGACCGATGTGACTATCAAAG aaGGTTATACAATTCCCAAGGGATACAAGGTCTTTGCCTCTCTCCGAGGGGTACACATGGATCATCATCACTTCAAAGATGCTCGGGTTTTTAACCCGTGGAGGTGGCAG GATCAAAAAAATGGTTTAGGCACACCTAGTGCGACAAACATGTTCAATCCGTTTGGGGGAGGCCCTAGACGTTGCCCGGGAGCCGAGCTTGCTAGGGTCGAACTTTCGGTTTTTCTTCATCGATTGGTCACTCAATTTAG TTGGGAGGCAACGGAACAAGACAAGGTAGTTTTCTTTCCAACAACAAGAACTCAAAAGAGGTATCCAATCACTATTCGAAGGCTAAAACGAGTGGTTGGCGAATAA
- the LOC125206039 gene encoding cytochrome P450 90A1 isoform X2, whose protein sequence is MLLFSLLLSLSLLLLLLLRSSARRQGRLPPGSLGLPFIGETLQLISAYKTENPEPFIDDRVARYGPVFTTHLFGEPTVFSADPETNRLILQNEGRLFESSYPGSISNLLGRHSLLLMRGSLHKRMHSLTMSFANNAIIRDHLLLDVDRLVRLNMESWSDRVLLMEEAKKITFQLTVKQLMSFDPCEWTENLMNEYMLVIEGFFTIPLPIFSTTYRRAIKARGKVAEALSLVVRDRRREVEVGETKNDMLAALLDEEGGGGGFSDEEIVDFMLALLVAGYETTSTIMTLAVKFLTEHPLALAQLKDEHEEIRAKRGENEALQWEDYKAMCFTQCVVNETLRVANIISGVFRRAMTDVTIKGYTIPKGYKVFASLRGVHMDHHHFKDARVFNPWRWQDQKNGLGTPSATNMFNPFGGGPRRCPGAELARVELSVFLHRLVTQFSWEATEQDKVVFFPTTRTQKRYPITIRRLKRVVGE, encoded by the exons ATgctccttttctctctcctcctctccctctccctcctcctcctcctcctcctccgctcCTCTGCCCGGCGCCAGGGCCGCCTGCCGCCGGGCAGCCTGGGCCTCCCCTTCATCGGGGAGACCCTCCAGCTCATCTCCGCCTACAAGACGGAGAATCCCGAGCCGTTCATCGACGACCGCGTCGCGAGGTACGGCCCGGTCTTCACCACCCACCTCTTCGGCGAGCCGACCGTGTTCTCGGCCGACCCGGAGACGAACCGGCTCATCCTCCAGAACGAGGGCCGGCTCTTCGAGTCGAGCTACCCGGGCTCGATATCGAACCTCCTCGGCCGCCACTCGCTCCTCCTCATGCGAGGGAGCCTCCACAAGCGGATGCACTCCCTCACCATGAGCTTCGCCAACAACGCCATCATCCGCGATCACCTCCTCCTCGACGTCGACCGCCTCGTGCGCCTCAACATGGAGTCCTGGTCCGACCGCGTCCTCCTCATGGAGGAGGCAAAAAAG ATAACATTTCAGTTAACAGTGAAACAATTGATGAGCTTTGATCCTTGTGAATGGACTGAGAATCTCATGAATGAGTACATGCTAGTAATTGAAGGCTTCTTCACCATCCCTCTCCCCATTTTTTCCACCACATACCGAAGAGCTATTAAA GCTAGGGGAAAGGTGGCGGAGGCGTTGAGTTTGGTGGTGAGGGATCGGAGGAGAGAGGTTGAAGTAGGAGAGACAAAGAACGATATGTTGGCGGCACTATTGGATGAAGAAGGCGGAGGCGGCGGGTTTTCCGATGAGGAAATAGTGGATTTTATGCTGGCGTTGTTGGTGGCGGGCTATGAAACCACTTCCACTATTATGACTCTCGCCGTTAAATTCCTTACCGAGCATCCTCTTGCTTTGGCCCAACTCAAG GATGAGCATGAAGAAATCAGGGCGAAAAGGGGAGAAAATGAAGCTCTTCAATGGGAAGATTACAAAGCCATGTGTTTCACTCAATGT gtgGTGAACGAAACACTAAGAGTAGCTAACATAATTAGTGGTGTGTTTAGACGTGCAATGACCGATGTGACTATCAAAG GTTATACAATTCCCAAGGGATACAAGGTCTTTGCCTCTCTCCGAGGGGTACACATGGATCATCATCACTTCAAAGATGCTCGGGTTTTTAACCCGTGGAGGTGGCAG GATCAAAAAAATGGTTTAGGCACACCTAGTGCGACAAACATGTTCAATCCGTTTGGGGGAGGCCCTAGACGTTGCCCGGGAGCCGAGCTTGCTAGGGTCGAACTTTCGGTTTTTCTTCATCGATTGGTCACTCAATTTAG TTGGGAGGCAACGGAACAAGACAAGGTAGTTTTCTTTCCAACAACAAGAACTCAAAAGAGGTATCCAATCACTATTCGAAGGCTAAAACGAGTGGTTGGCGAATAA